One part of the Olleya sp. YS genome encodes these proteins:
- a CDS encoding GIY-YIG nuclease family protein, whose translation MKLSYVYILECSDRTYYTGITSNLNKRITEHQYGKHIDSYTYNRRPIKLVFYAEFTDINLAIESEKQIKKWSRIKKEALINNEFNKLPNLAKKKF comes from the coding sequence ATGAAACTATCCTATGTTTATATTTTAGAATGTTCCGATAGAACATATTACACTGGAATTACATCAAATCTAAATAAAAGAATTACCGAGCATCAATATGGTAAACATATTGATAGTTATACATATAATAGGAGACCAATAAAGTTAGTTTTTTATGCAGAATTTACAGATATAAATTTGGCAATTGAAAGTGAAAAACAAATTAAAAAATGGTCAAGAATTAAAAAAGAAGCATTAATTAATAATGAATTTAACAAGCTTCCTAATTTAGCCAAGAAAAAATTCTAG